One segment of Streptomyces sp. XD-27 DNA contains the following:
- a CDS encoding HAD family hydrolase, whose product MDLTGTLTPLTGDRAGHTRRAVFLDRDGTLTEPRHYPRRPEDLVLQPGIGPPLHALQDQGLALVVVTNQSGLARGLFDEPTLAAMHHRLRDLLAGLGVHLAGIYACPHHPEGTVRHLRTVCRCRKPQPGMLQRAAADLHLDLTGSWMIGDSTCDIQAGRRAGTRTALAAPDPLPGCLPDVCGTTTAGALTHVHHALRAQGTGEPRPSIPKP is encoded by the coding sequence GTGGATCTGACAGGCACCCTCACACCCCTGACCGGCGACCGGGCCGGACACACCCGACGGGCGGTCTTCCTCGACCGCGACGGCACCCTCACCGAGCCGCGCCACTATCCCCGCCGCCCCGAAGACCTCGTCCTCCAGCCCGGCATCGGACCACCGCTGCACGCCCTGCAAGACCAAGGACTGGCTCTGGTCGTCGTCACCAACCAAAGCGGCCTCGCGCGAGGACTCTTCGACGAGCCCACCCTGGCCGCGATGCACCACCGTCTCCGCGACCTCCTCGCCGGACTCGGTGTTCACCTCGCCGGGATCTATGCCTGCCCCCACCATCCCGAAGGCACGGTTCGGCACCTGCGAACCGTCTGCCGCTGCCGCAAGCCCCAGCCCGGGATGCTCCAGCGAGCCGCCGCCGACCTCCACCTCGACCTCACCGGATCCTGGATGATCGGCGACTCCACCTGCGACATCCAAGCCGGCCGCCGGGCCGGCACCCGTACCGCGCTCGCAGCACCCGACCCGCTCCCTGGCTGCCTTCCGGACGTATGCGGCACTACGACAGCCGGCGCGCTCACCCACGTTCACCACGCGCTGCGTGCCCAGGGCACTGGCGAGCCAAGGCCCTCCATTCCCAAGCCTTGA
- a CDS encoding asparagine synthase C-terminal domain-containing protein, translating to MANAGLTEFPADDPSWPPPRPQADVSAPDVAAKLIAQWLQARVDDAVSRATGRPVVLLSGGADSSAVLAAAAERNPVAVTVLIGDTPADSAAANVARHFNVAHEAVQLSVKDAGRHAATAARVLGVADPWSVGMAVAMMALGPFLRGRGTVLTGEGADTATMGGHPPARSQEEFDNGILAEAGKYWTDRRPAVNIGEVVDSGAPARWCRTMQHSGLLAITRRIDYRAMWRTDSAGRTWDKVPLRMAAAALGVPEDVAWRPKSPIQRSAGILDAMLAAACEQARGLPGTEWGPRPSAGWAPRTSQEASEVAAIQFWLAAHLTSAAQ from the coding sequence TTGGCCAACGCAGGACTGACCGAGTTCCCGGCCGACGACCCATCCTGGCCACCGCCTCGTCCGCAGGCGGATGTCAGCGCTCCTGACGTCGCAGCCAAGCTGATCGCGCAATGGCTGCAAGCGCGGGTCGACGACGCGGTGTCCAGGGCGACTGGCCGCCCTGTGGTGCTGCTCTCCGGCGGAGCTGATTCCTCCGCGGTGCTCGCCGCTGCCGCAGAACGCAACCCGGTGGCTGTGACGGTGCTGATCGGCGACACACCGGCGGACTCCGCTGCCGCGAACGTGGCCAGACATTTCAACGTAGCCCACGAGGCGGTCCAGCTCTCCGTCAAGGACGCCGGCAGGCACGCCGCAACTGCTGCCAGAGTGCTGGGCGTAGCAGACCCCTGGTCTGTCGGAATGGCAGTGGCGATGATGGCGCTCGGCCCCTTCCTGCGGGGGCGTGGGACTGTGCTCACCGGTGAAGGGGCGGATACGGCAACCATGGGCGGTCACCCGCCGGCACGCTCCCAGGAGGAATTCGACAACGGCATCCTCGCGGAAGCGGGCAAATACTGGACCGACCGCCGGCCGGCCGTCAACATCGGCGAAGTCGTGGACTCTGGAGCACCGGCCCGTTGGTGCCGCACCATGCAGCATTCGGGCCTGCTCGCCATCACCCGCCGGATCGACTACCGCGCGATGTGGCGCACGGACAGTGCGGGCCGCACGTGGGACAAAGTGCCCTTGCGGATGGCCGCGGCAGCACTCGGCGTTCCAGAGGATGTGGCATGGCGACCCAAGTCCCCTATCCAGAGGTCCGCCGGAATCCTCGACGCCATGCTCGCCGCCGCCTGCGAGCAGGCGCGTGGACTTCCCGGTACGGAGTGGGGTCCGCGTCCCAGTGCGGGTTGGGCCCCGCGTACGAGCCAGGAGGCATCGGAAGTAGCTGCCATCCAGTTCTGGCTGGCTGCTCACCTCACGTCCGCTGCCCAGTGA
- a CDS encoding nicotianamine synthase family protein: protein MRPSPDMESAFGALVRYCSSMEGKISAADLKSPHADRLFRWMRSLYARSEAELERLWAHRIIAARDPWDELGGFPYLTYYRKLARAELAGAVTVGAIRPKVAIVLGSGPLPLTGILLARYGLRVLQVDRNAEACALGTEVVKALGHDSMVSTTQADAVAIDRLAGTNDTDLVVLVSLAGVEVEEKRAIARALAPVLRPDAVLSARGARGLQTALRLPVESADLEGFRVLREMRAETGGVNSVLLAQPSRITGQRT from the coding sequence ATGCGGCCCTCGCCTGATATGGAGTCGGCATTTGGCGCGTTAGTCCGATACTGCAGCTCAATGGAGGGCAAGATTTCCGCGGCAGATCTGAAGAGCCCTCACGCCGACCGGCTTTTCCGCTGGATGCGCTCCTTGTACGCGAGAAGTGAGGCCGAGCTGGAACGGCTCTGGGCACATCGCATCATCGCCGCCCGCGACCCCTGGGATGAACTGGGCGGATTCCCCTACCTGACGTACTACCGCAAGCTCGCCCGAGCTGAGCTGGCCGGAGCCGTCACAGTCGGTGCCATACGTCCCAAGGTCGCCATTGTCCTTGGCTCCGGACCCTTGCCGCTGACCGGCATTCTCCTTGCCCGCTACGGTCTGCGTGTCCTCCAAGTGGACCGGAATGCCGAGGCATGCGCGCTCGGCACCGAAGTCGTCAAAGCACTCGGTCACGATTCCATGGTGAGCACCACGCAGGCGGACGCAGTCGCCATTGACCGCCTGGCCGGTACGAACGACACCGACCTCGTTGTCCTCGTTTCACTGGCCGGTGTCGAGGTGGAAGAAAAGCGCGCCATCGCCCGCGCTCTCGCCCCTGTCCTGCGTCCGGACGCAGTCCTTTCGGCGCGGGGTGCGCGTGGTTTGCAGACAGCTCTGCGTCTTCCCGTCGAATCGGCCGACCTTGAGGGCTTCAGGGTGCTGCGGGAAATGCGCGCAGAGACGGGAGGAGTCAACTCCGTCCTGCTGGCCCAACCCTCCCGTATCACTGGGCAGCGGACGTGA